A stretch of DNA from Kangiella sediminilitoris:
GCGGAAATTATTAACGACGAAGCACTACAACACCACACTCCGATGATGCGTCAGTACTGGCGTCTAAAGCAGGACCATAAGGATTATCTACTGTTTTATCGTATGGGTGATTTCTATGAATTGTTTTACGATGATGCCAAACGTGCTGCCGAACTATTAGACATCACTCTAACGAAACGTGGCTCTTCGGCGGGCGAACCAATTCCAATGGCGGGTGTGCCGTTTCATGCGGTGGACTCTTACCTCGCTCGAATCGTTAAGCTGGGTGAATCAGTGGCTATCTGCGAACAGGTCGGCGACCCGGCGACCAGTAAAGGCCCAGTCGAGCGAAAAGTCGTTCGTATCGTAACACCCGGAACGCTTTATGATGAAAACCTGTTAGACGCTCTCTCTGAAAACATTCTTGCCTCAGTCTATAAAAAGAATAATCACTACGGCCTCGCCTGTCTGGATATGGCCAGTGGTCGTTTCTGGTTATCCGAGTTCGATAATGAGCTGGCATTGCAGGCCGAGTTACATCGCGTTAAGCCCGCGGAACTAATACTCGCCGATAATCAGCAGAACTTAAGCCAGTTAGTCAAAAGCTCCATTCAATGGCAACCAGACTGGGAGTATGATTATGAGCAGAACCACGACAAGCTGCTCCAACATTTCAAAGTTAATAGCTTGTCGTCCTTTGGCTGTGAGGACTACCGCTTAGCCGTATCAGCGGCTGGTGTGGTTTTAGAATATGCCAAGAAAACCCAGCTGAATGCCCTGCCGCATATCCGTATGTTGCAACGCCTGTCGGATGCGGACCACTTGGTACTTGATCCCGCAACACGAAAAAATCTGGAGCTAACTGAGAATATTCAGGGCCAGTCTCATAATACGCTGTTCGAAGTGATGAACAGTACGCAAACGGTGATGGGTGGACGACTACTGAAGCGTTGGCTGCACAGCCCGTTGAGCAAAAAAACATCGGTTGAAAAACGTCTTCAAGCCGTATCAGCACTAAAACAAGACTTAGTTTACAGCGACTTACAGTCACACCTTAATGAAATTGCTGATATCGAGCGTATCGTAACGCGACTTGCTCTGGGTAGCGCCAACCCTAGAGACTTAAAACGCCTGGAGGTGGGTTTAACCAAGTCAGCCGAGATCAAAGATTATCTAAAACAGCATCAGGTTTCTCTGCCCTTAACCGACTCGATTGAGCCGTTACCGCCAGTTCAGGAACTCTTGAACAGAGCCATTATTGAGCAACCGCCCATGGTGATTCGTGACGGTGGTGTTATTGCTGAAGGCTACCATAGCGAACTGGATGAACTGCGTAATCTGGCCAACGACGCCAGCGACTTTATGCTGCAACTGGAGCAACGCGAGAAAGAACGCTCGGGCATCAATACGCTGAAGGTCGGCTATAACAAGGTGCATGGTTTCTATATTGAGATTTCACGAGCACAAAGCGACCAGGCTCCTGCCGAATACGTTCGTCGCCAGACTCTGAAAAATGCCGAGCGTTTTATCACGCCAGAGCTTAAAGAGTACGAAGAGAAAGTACTCAGCAGTAAAACCCGGGCGCTTAGTCTTGAGAAAAAGCTTTATGACGGACTCATTACTGAACTCCAGGAATTTGTGCCGAGTATTCAGCAAACAGCAGCGGCTATTGCCGAACTGGATGTGCTTGCCTGCTTCGCCGAGCGCGCTGAGAACCTGAACTTCGCCAAGCCCGACTTTTCTGAGCAGCCAGGTATTAAAATTACCGCAGGGCGACACCCGGTCGTAGAGTTCCATAGCAAGGAGCCGTTTATACCCAATGATCTGGAGCTGTCCCCGAACAGACGCTCTTTAATTATTACCGGCCCCAACATGGGCGGTAAATCCACTTACATGCGTCAGGCAGCGCTGATCACATTGCTGGCCTACACTGGCTCGTTTGTCCCAGCTGACAGTACGAATATTGGTCCTGTCGATAGAATCTTTACTCGAATCGGTGCATCAGATGATCTCGCCAGCGGTCGCTCTACCTTTATGGTAGAAATGTCTGAAACGGCTAATATTCTGAATAACGCCACGGCAAACAGCCTGGTCCTGCTGGACGAAATTGGCCGCGGTACCAGTACCTTTGATGGTTTAGCACTGGCATCAGCAACCATGCGCTATATTCATGAGAAGCTCAACTCTCTTACCTTGTTCGCCACTCACTACTTCGAGCTGACCCAGCAAATTCAGGAATGGGACGCTTGCGCCAATGTTCACTTTGGGGCCACCGAGTATGAATCAAAACAGTCCGGCTCTACCAAGCTAGTCTTTTCACACCAGATTGCTGAAGGCCATGCAAATCAAAGTTATGGTATTCAGGTTGCCCAGCTGGCTGGATTACCTAAAGCTGTCATCCAGAATGCTAAAGCATTACTGCACTACTTCGAGCAGCATGGTACTCATGAGTCCGATGGTAGCGGTAACGAAGAAGTGATGCCGCAGCTTGATTTACTGGAGGAAGCAGATACAAACGATGAAGTATCAAGCGAAGCTCTGGAACTTCTGGAAAGCATATCACCGGATGATTTATCGCCACGTGAAGCGCTCGAACTATTGTATAAGTTAAAAGAATCGCTAAAATAACGCTGCGGTTAGCAAAACCAAAGAAGATTTAGGAGACATTCATGGCGTTCGTAGTAACCGAAAACTGCATCAAATGTAAATACACTGACTGCGTTGAAGTCTGTCCGGTGGACTGCTTTTACGAAGGGCCGAACTTTCTGGTGATCAACCCTGATGAGTGTATTGACTGTGCATTATGCGAACCTGAATGCCCAGCAGAAGCGATATACGAAGAAGATGATGTGCCAGCAGGCCAAGAGCACTTCATTGAGCTCAACGCTGAGCTATCTGAAGAATGGCCTAACATCACGGAGCAAAAGGATCCGCTACCGGACGCGGCCGAATGGGATGGCAAAGAAGGCAAGTTCGAACTGCTGGAAAAATAGTTAAGTAAAGAGCCCTCAGCAGAGGGCTTTTTTGTATCGCCTATCCGTACCTACTTTACTACTCACTCACAGCATGATGTTTTGGAATCAAAAGCGATAGCACCGCGGCTAAAACAACAAATACGGTGGAGATAACTAGACACATCACCAGACCATAGGCCTGATAAACCCAGCCCGACAAAACTGTGCCAATCAAACGTCCCATGGCGTTAGCCATATAATAAAATCCAACGTCCAAAGACACGCCGTCATCTGTCGCCATTTGTACGATCAGGAAACTGTGTAGTGACGAGTTGATGGCGAAAATGATACCGAAAATTAGCAGCCCGGCTATCAAAGACACTTCAGGAGATAAATTGAAGTATAGACCGGCCGCAATCGCTGCTGGAATCAATGCCAGGATCATGGCCCAGGCAAAAGCCGTAAAGCCGCTGGGAACGTGGCCTTGTTCGCGCCCAGTTATTTTTGGGGCGAGGGTTTGTATAACGCCATAGCCGATAATCCATAAAGCCAGGAAGCCACCAACAAATGTATGTGACCAGTTAAACTGACTGGATAGATACACCGGTAAGGCAACCACAAACCAGACATCACGCGAACCGAATAAAAACATTCTGGCGGCAGACAAATAGTTTATCGACGCACTTTTTGAGAACAGGTGAGAAAACTTCGGTTTGGACTTACTTCTACCTAGATTTTTTTTGAGCCTTATAAGACTGAATATCCACACCAAAAGCAGCATACTGGCCATGAAAAGGATAGCACCCTGGAAGCCCATAACGGCCAGCAACAACCCGCCCATAAAAAAGCCAACGCCTTTTAGCGTGTTTTTCGATCCGGTCAGTAATGCCACCCAACGGTAGAGCTTATTGTCCTCGCCTTTTGCGACCAATGTTTTAATGGCGCTCTTGGCGCTCATCTTG
This window harbors:
- the arsJ gene encoding organoarsenical effux MFS transporter ArsJ codes for the protein MSFISDSLRNLSEEVRQYIIVTGNYWAFTLTDGALRMLVVLHFHQLGYSPLQIAMLFLFYEFFGVVTNLIGGWLGARLGLNKTMNIGLMLQVVALSLLLVPSALLTVPWVMSAQALSGIAKDLNKMSAKSAIKTLVAKGEDNKLYRWVALLTGSKNTLKGVGFFMGGLLLAVMGFQGAILFMASMLLLVWIFSLIRLKKNLGRSKSKPKFSHLFSKSASINYLSAARMFLFGSRDVWFVVALPVYLSSQFNWSHTFVGGFLALWIIGYGVIQTLAPKITGREQGHVPSGFTAFAWAMILALIPAAIAAGLYFNLSPEVSLIAGLLIFGIIFAINSSLHSFLIVQMATDDGVSLDVGFYYMANAMGRLIGTVLSGWVYQAYGLVMCLVISTVFVVLAAVLSLLIPKHHAVSE
- the mutS gene encoding DNA mismatch repair protein MutS, which produces MSKAEIINDEALQHHTPMMRQYWRLKQDHKDYLLFYRMGDFYELFYDDAKRAAELLDITLTKRGSSAGEPIPMAGVPFHAVDSYLARIVKLGESVAICEQVGDPATSKGPVERKVVRIVTPGTLYDENLLDALSENILASVYKKNNHYGLACLDMASGRFWLSEFDNELALQAELHRVKPAELILADNQQNLSQLVKSSIQWQPDWEYDYEQNHDKLLQHFKVNSLSSFGCEDYRLAVSAAGVVLEYAKKTQLNALPHIRMLQRLSDADHLVLDPATRKNLELTENIQGQSHNTLFEVMNSTQTVMGGRLLKRWLHSPLSKKTSVEKRLQAVSALKQDLVYSDLQSHLNEIADIERIVTRLALGSANPRDLKRLEVGLTKSAEIKDYLKQHQVSLPLTDSIEPLPPVQELLNRAIIEQPPMVIRDGGVIAEGYHSELDELRNLANDASDFMLQLEQREKERSGINTLKVGYNKVHGFYIEISRAQSDQAPAEYVRRQTLKNAERFITPELKEYEEKVLSSKTRALSLEKKLYDGLITELQEFVPSIQQTAAAIAELDVLACFAERAENLNFAKPDFSEQPGIKITAGRHPVVEFHSKEPFIPNDLELSPNRRSLIITGPNMGGKSTYMRQAALITLLAYTGSFVPADSTNIGPVDRIFTRIGASDDLASGRSTFMVEMSETANILNNATANSLVLLDEIGRGTSTFDGLALASATMRYIHEKLNSLTLFATHYFELTQQIQEWDACANVHFGATEYESKQSGSTKLVFSHQIAEGHANQSYGIQVAQLAGLPKAVIQNAKALLHYFEQHGTHESDGSGNEEVMPQLDLLEEADTNDEVSSEALELLESISPDDLSPREALELLYKLKESLK
- the fdxA gene encoding ferredoxin FdxA, giving the protein MAFVVTENCIKCKYTDCVEVCPVDCFYEGPNFLVINPDECIDCALCEPECPAEAIYEEDDVPAGQEHFIELNAELSEEWPNITEQKDPLPDAAEWDGKEGKFELLEK